Proteins encoded together in one Camelina sativa cultivar DH55 chromosome 9, Cs, whole genome shotgun sequence window:
- the LOC104710814 gene encoding truncated transcription factor CAULIFLOWER A-like, with protein MGRGRVQLRRIENKIRRQVTFSKRRTGLVKKAQEISVLCDADVALIVFSPKGKLFEYSAGSSMERILDRYERSSYAGQEIPTPNLDSQGECSTECSRLLRMIDVMQRSVRHLKGEEVDALSIRELQGLEMQLDTALKKTRSRKNQLMLESIAQLQKKEKELKELKKQLTKKASQRDDFEPQNLRHGLATPLCAPPQALPRPLSPPPSSFGDTLLRNGVEEVAAETLIRKTNTTLPHWMPRLTRE; from the exons ATGGGAAGGGGAAGGGTTCAGCTAAGGCGGATCGAGAACAAGATAAGGAGACAAGTGACATTTTCGAAGCGAAGGACGGGTTTGGTTAAGAAAGCTCAAGAGATCTCAGTGTTATGTGATGCTGATGTTGCTTTGATTGTCTTCTCCCCGAAAGGCAAGCTCTTTGAGTACTCTGCTGGTTCCAG CATGGAGAGAATTCTTGATCGATATGAGAGATCTTCATACGCTGGTCAAGAAATTCCTACACCAAATTTGGATTCACAG GGTGAATGTTCAACAGAATGTTCAAGGCTCTTGAGGATGATTGATGTCATGCAAAGAAGCGTAAG GCACTTAAAAGGAGAAGAGGTGGATGCTCTAAGTATCAGAGAGCTTCAGGGTCTGGAGATGCAACTTGATACTGCCCTCAAGAAAACTCGCTCTAGAAAG AACCAGCTCATGTTAGAGTCCATAGCACAACTTCAGAAAAAG GAGAAGGAACTAAAAGAACTGAAGAAACAACTAACAAAGAAG GCTAGTCAAAGAGATGACTTTGAGCCGCAAAATCTTAGGCATGGCTTGGCCACACCGCTATGTGCACCACCCCAAGCGCTGCCCCGACCTctatctcctcctccttcatctTTTGG GGATACATTACTAAGGAATGGAGTGGAAGAAGTAGCTGCCGAAACCCTAATTCGGAAAACGAACACAACGTTGCCGCATTGGATGCCCAGGCTCACCAGAGAATAG